One genomic window of Arachis hypogaea cultivar Tifrunner chromosome 8, arahy.Tifrunner.gnm2.J5K5, whole genome shotgun sequence includes the following:
- the LOC112707882 gene encoding adenine nucleotide transporter BT1, chloroplastic/mitochondrial produces the protein MGRKGHQLFDEKNDGFFFSVSNLGSQWNLQEQQQGSYYHPGGLFASVGQMGTMGFGVQQPNPSSSADSDSRDNDNGGLKLPFNDLYVKYVQSLGKVQFFEEGEEGVKAKKKRSGLKLKVRIRNPSLRRLFSGAIAGAISRTAVAPLETIRTHLMVGSSGHSTTEVFHNIMKTDGWTGLFRGNFVNVIRVAPSKAIELFAYDTVNKNLSPKPGEQPKVPIPASLIAGACAGVSSTICTYPLELVKTRLTIQRGVYNGLLDAFLKIIREEGPAELYRGLAPSLIGVIPYAATNYFAYDTLRKAYRKIFKQEKIGNIETLLIGSAAGAISSSATFPLEVARKHMQVGALSGRQVYKNVIHALASILEHEGIPGLYRGLGPSCMKLVPAAGISFMCYEACKRILVDDDEEA, from the exons ATGGGTAGGAAGGGACACCAACTATTCGACGAAAAGAATGATGGGTTTTTTTTCTCTGTTTCCAATTTGGGTTCTCAATGGAACctccaagaacaacaacaagGTTCCTATTACCACCCAGGAGGCTTGTTTGCAAGCGTTGGCCAAATGGGTACCATGGGTTTTGGTGTTCAACAACCAAATCCTTCTTCTTCAGCTGATTCTGATTCACGTGACAATGACAACGGTGGTTTGAAACTACCCTTCAATGATTTGTACGTTAAGTATGTTCAGAGTCTTGGGAAAGTTCAGTTCTTTGAGGAAGGGGAGGAAGGGGTTAAGGCTAAGAAGAAAAGGAGTGGCCTTAAATTGAAGGTTAGGATCAGGAACCCTTCTCTGAGGAGGCTTTTCAGTGGGGCAATTGCAGGCGCTATTTCGCGAACCGCAGTGGCACCATTGGAGACTATAAGGACTCACTTGATGGTTGGAAGCAGTGGCCATTCCACCACTGAGGTGTTCCATAATATCATGAAGACTGATGGATGGACAGGGTTGTTTAGGGGTAATTTTGTTAATGTCATTCGGGTTGCACCTAGTAAGGCTATTGAG CTATTTGCTTATGATACAGTTAACAAGAACCTATCACCAAAGCCCGGGGAACAGCCTAAAGTTCCTATTCCTGCCTCATTGATTGCAGGTGCCTGTGCCGGAGTGAGTTCAACTATATGCACATATCCTCTCGAGTTGGTCAAAACTCGACTAACTATCCAG AGAGGTGTTTACAACGGTCTACTCGATGCATTCTTGAAAATAATTCGAGAGGAGGGTCCGGCGGAACTTTATAGAGGCCTTGCCCCCAGTCTTATTGGAGTCATTCCGTATGCTGCCACCAATTACTTTGCCTATGACACCTTACGGAAAGCATACCGGAAGATTTTTAAGCAAGAAAAGATTGGTAACATTGAAACCCTTTTGATTGGATCGGCAGCCGGTGCTATCTCAAGCAGTGCAACGTTTCCACTTGAGGTGGCTCGCAAGCATATGCAAGTGGGAGCTCTGAGTGGAAGACAAGTTTACAAAAATGTGATTCATGCCCTTGCAAGCATACTAGAACACGAAGGGATTCCCGGTTTATATAGAGGGCTCGGGCCTAGTTGCATGAAATTAGTGCCGGCTGCCGGAATCTCTTTCATGTGCTATGAAGCATGCAAGAGGATATTGGTAGACGACGATGAAGAGGCATAA
- the LOC140174753 gene encoding uncharacterized protein: MQELRHRVQNLERQLADREKDGWSTDPSYTPSPGGEEEGSSHRSRSRRISASRMEAEGTQEESPIPRRRNDTVIYSRGKQSRRTARGREDGEGKSERTRQPVIMGVTPFHRSILEVRLPKHFDKPTDMRYDGTQDPLEHLTAFEARMNLEGVGDEVRCRAFPVTLAGPAIRWFNGLPQGSIYSFSDISRVFLAQFTTRIAKAKHPINLLGVTQRQGEPTRRYLDRFNDECLEIDGLTDSVASLCLTNGLLNENFRKHLTTKPVWTMHEIQTVAKEYINDEEVSRVVAANKRQSGYGQARQFGGDEERAKEKVREEASNKAPRPLPRVGKFTNYTPLTLPIREVYQQIAEKGILPKPRPLKDRTGGNKNLYCDYHKGYSHQTQDCFDLKDALEQAIREGKLAAFSHLIREPRRRYRDQDEEGKTRSAKRRQEPEDRDHGLTVINVVTAKNTAPKSRSAHKKDAKVLAISSTPVQSTKKPPSISFGPEDQWFSDAPENPPMVITARVGTGLVKRILVDTGADSNIMFRNVFDALGLKDADLTTHQHGVIGLGDHFIKPDGVISLPISVGQMQGRRSAMAEFVILRDSTAYNIILGRKTINDFEAIINTKLLVMKFVTDDGSIGTIRGDLETAVACDNASLSLRKRSKEASGVFLADLDARLEDKPRPEPEGDLEKFSIGDEGEKFTFVNKNLPHKLKEPLIEMIRANRDLFAWTSADMPGIDPQIISHHLAVKPEARPVAQRRRKMSVERAEEVAKQTAGLLEAGFIREVDYSTWLSNVVLVKKHNGRLMNRIFHDLIGKTVEVYVDDILAKTTRPDDLLNDLASVFVSLRQHGMRLNPLKCAFAMEAGKFLGFMITQRGVEANPEKCQAILQMKSPGCIKDVQRLAGRLTSLSHFLGASATKALPFFNLMKKGMAFEWTPACEEAFQHFKEILAAPPVLGKPRDGEPLYLYLAITSEALAAVLVREDGKTQQPVYFISRALQGAELRYSKLEKLALALLTSSRRLKQYFQSHQVVVRTDQGIRQVLQKPDLAGRMMTWSIELSQYDIRYEPRQAIKAQAMADFLVEVTGDPGEDMGTRWKLHVDGASNQTFGGAGIILESPIGVVYKQSVRFEFPISNNQAEYEALIGGLTLAAEVGARRLEVCSDSQVVTSQVNGSYQAKDPLLQKYLEKVKTLSQKFEEVTVHHVPRERNTRTDLLSKLASTKPGEGNRSLIQGMTREPAITLHVTTLSPSWLDPITNFLEHGEVPNDEKDAAKIRREAAKYAVIQGQLFRKGLSQPLLKCLHPDQTDYVLREVHEGCCGHHIGGKALARKLIRAGYYWPSMMADSKEFVKKCIKCQQNANFTKTPASELSLLTTSRPFAQWGVDLLGPFPVGPGQVKYLIVAIDYYTKWIEAEPLACISSANCRKFMWRQVITRFGIPEVVISDNGTQFTDRKFTEFLNGLGIRQRFSSVEHPQTNGQVESVNKVILSGLKKRLDNKKGAWADELASVLWSYRTTEQSSTKETPFRLTYGVDAVIPVEIGEPSPRLLLKGVEETVEKDLIDEAREMAHLTETALKQRIALRYNTKVLKRDFQLDDLVLRRNDIGLPTPGEGKLAANWEGPYRVKKVMGKGAFKLERLDGKEVPRTWNADNLRRFYS, from the exons ATGCAGGAGCTACGCCACAGAGTCCAGAACCTAGAACGACAGTTAGCCGACCGGGAGAAGGATGGATGGTCTACCGATCCAAGCTACACCCCGTCTCCCGGGGGCGAGGAGGAAGGGAGCTCTCACCGAAGCCGCTCACGGCGTATATCTGCATCCCGGATGGAAGCAGAGGGCACGCAAGAGGAATCACCCATTCCGAGAAGACGGAATGACACAGTCATCTACTCTCGCGGCAAACAATCCCGCCGAACGGCAAGAGGTCGTGAGGATGGAGAAGGGAAATCCGAGAGAACACGACAACCTGTGATAATGGGAGTCACACCGTTCCACCGATCTATCCTCGAGGTCCGGTtgccgaaacacttcgacaaaccaacggacatgaggtatgacgGAACTCAAGATCCTCTAGAACATCTCACGGCCTTTGAGGCTAGGATGAACCTAGAGGGAGTAGGCGACGAAGTAAGGTGCCGCGCCTTCCCGGTAACCTTAGCAGGACCAGCGATCAGATGGTTTAATGGCCTCCCTCAAGGTTCCATCTACAGTTTCTCAGACATCAGCCGCGTGTTTCTGGCTCAATTTACGACGCGAATAGCGAAGGCCAAGCATCCTATCAACCTCCTCGGGGTAACCCAGAGACAGGGAGAGCCGACCAGGAGATACTTAGAtcggttcaacgacgaatgcttggaaaTCGACGGCTTGACCGACTCGGTGGCCAGTCTCTGCCTGACGAACGGCCTCCTCAACGAGAACTTCCGGAAACACCTTACCACGAAGCCGGTTTGGACGATGCATGAAATCCAAACGGTGGCCAAAGAGTACATAaacgacgaggaagtcagccgagtcgtggctgccaataagcGGCAGTCCGGTTACGGCCAGGCTCGGCAGTTCGGTGGCGACGAGGAGAGAGCAAAAGAAAAGGTTAGGGAGGAGGCATCAAACAAAGCTCCTAGGCCGCTCCCTCGAGTCGGGAAGTTTACTAACTACACTCCACTCACCCTCCCCATTAGGGAAGTCTATCAACAAATAGCTGAGAAGGGAATTCTTCCGAAGCCCCGACCACTCAAGGACCGCACGGGTGGAAACAAGAACCTTTATTGTGACTACCATAAGGGATATAGCCATCAAACACAGGACTGTTTCGACCTGAAGGATGCATTAGAACAGGCGATaagggaaggaaagctagcagcgtTCTCCCATCTCATCAGGGAGCCGAGAAGACGTTATCGCGACCAGGATGAGGAAGGCAAGACACGCTCGGCCAAGCGGCGACAGGAGCCCGAAGACAGAGACCATGGCCTCACTGTGATAAACGTGGTAACGGCAAAAAACACTGCACCAAAGTCCCGATCGGCACACAAGAAGGACGCCAAGGTTCTGGCAATCTCATCTACACCAGTGCAGAGCACCAAAAAACCCCCATCCATTTCTTTCGGCCCAGAAGACCAATGGTTCAGCGACGCCCCGGAAAACCCTCCCATGGTCATAACGGCCAGGgtgggaaccggcctcgtcaaacGGATCCTTGTTGACACAGGAGCTGATTCAAACATCATGTTTCGCAACGTGTTCGACGCACTGGGGCTAAAGGATGCCGACTtgacgacccaccagcacggGGTTATCGGGttaggcgaccacttcatcaaaccAGACGGAGTTATTTCCCTACCAATCTCGGTAGGACAGATGCAAGGCCGAAGATCGGCGATGGCCGAATTCGTAATCCTTCGagactccacagcctacaacatcatcttgggaagaaaaacaatcaatgaTTTTGAAGCCATAATCAACACCAAGTTGCTAGTTATGAAGTTTGTCACCGATGATGGATCCATAGGGACCATAAGGGGAGACCTCGAGACGGCGGTCGCTTGTGACAACGCCAGCCTTTCCCTCAGAAAGAGATCCAAGGAAGCATCTGGCGTATTCCTAGCCGACCTCGACGCCAGATTAGAGGACAAGCCGAGGCCGGAACCAGAAGGGGACCTGGAGAAATTTAGCATCGGTGACGAAGGGGAAAAGTTCACATTCGTTAACAAGAACCTCCCACATAAGCTGAAGGAGCCTTTGATTGAAATGATAAGGGCCAACAGGGACCTGTTCGCATGGACATcggccgacatgccgggcatagatccaCAAATCATCTCACATCACCTAGCCGTCAAGCCGGAAGCACGCCCAGTGGCTCAACGAAGAAGAAAGATGTCGGTAGAAAGAGCAGAGGAGGTAGCCAAGCAAACGGCCGGCCTCCTAGAAGCAGGCTTCATACGGGAAGTGGACTACTCGACGTGGCTCTCAAATGTGGTATTGGTGAAAAAACACAATGGCag gctgatgaacaggaTATTCCACGACCTCATAGGGAAAACGGTTGAAGTTTACGTGGACGACATACTGGCAAAAACAACGCGACCTGACGACCTCCTAAACGACCTAGCAAGTGTCTTTGTGTCCCTCCGTCAACACGGTATGAGGCTAAACCCCCTCAAGTGCGCCTTCGCCATGGAAGCCGGCAAGTTCCTGGGATTTATGATAACTCAGAGAGGGGTAGAGGCTAACCCGGAGAAATGCCAGGCAATACTTCAGATGAAGAGCCCGGGCTGTATCAAGGACGTCCAGAGGTTGGCAGGGCGATTGACATCGCTTTCCCATTTTCTCGGAGCCTCGGCAACAAAGGCCCTGCCATTTTTTAACCTCATGAAGAAAGGGATGGCGTTTGAATGGACACCCGCGTGCGAAGAAGCCTTTCAACACTTCAAGGAAATCCTGGCGGCACCTCCCGTTCTCGGGAAGCCAAGGGACGGAGAACCACTGTACCTATACCTCGCTATAACAAGCGAAGCCCTGGCCGCGGTACTAGTACGGGAGGACGGAAAAACCCAACAGCCAGTCTACTTCATAAGCAGGGCCCTGCAAGGAGCAGAATTAAGATATAGCAAGCTGGAAAAGCTGGCCTTAGCACTCCTAACTTCCTCGAGAAGGTTAAAACAATACTTCCAAAGTCACCAAGTGGTCGTCAGAACGGACCAGGGGATCCGACAAGTTCTCCAAAAACCCGACctggcgggaagaatgatgaccTGGTCTATTGAACTCTCTCAATATGACATACGGTACGAACCCCGGCAAGCCATCAAAGCACAGGCCATGGCAGATTTTTTGGTTGAGGTAACAGGAGATCCAGGCGAAGACATGggtacacggtggaagctccatgtggacggagcctccaaccagaccTTCGGAGGTGCCGGGATCATCCTGGAAAGCCCGATTGGAGTTGTGTACAAACAGTCGGTTAGATTCGAGTTCCCCATCtcgaacaaccaggcagaatacgaagccctcaTAGGAGGCTTGACCCTAGCGGCAGAGGTGGGAGCAAGGAGACTTGAAGTATGCAGCGATTCCCAAGTCGTCACTTCCCAAGTAAAcggcagctaccaagccaaggaccccCTGTTACAGAAATATTTGGAAAAGGTTAAAACCTTGAGCCAAAAATTCGAAGAGGTCACGGTCCATCACGTAcccagagaaaggaacacacggacAGACCTTCTATCAAAATTGGCCAGCACAAAGCCAGGGGAGGGGAACCGGTCTCTCATCCAAGGTATGACAAGAGAACCAGCAATAACACTGCACGTGACAACCTTAAGTCCTTCGtggctagaccccatcaccaactTCCTAGAACACGGCGAAGTCCCTAACGATGAAAAGGACGCGGCGAAGATAAGAAGAGAAGCGGCCAAATACGCCGTCATCCAAGGACAGCTGTTCAGGAAAGGGCTTAGCCAACCCCTACTGAAGTGCCtacaccccgaccagacggactatgtCCTCAGGGAAGTCCATGAGGGTTGCTGTGGGCACCACATCGgaggcaaagccctagcaaggaagtTAATCCGAGCTGGGTACTACTGGCCATCGATGATGGCAGATTCCAAAGAGTttgtcaaaaagtgtataaagtGCCAACAGAACGCCAACTTTACCAAGACACCGGCCTCCGAATTAAGCTTGCTGACGACCTCCCGGCCGTTTGCCcagtggggagtcgacctcttagggCCCTTCCCAGTCGGCCCCGGGCAGGTCAAATATCTTATAGTGGCAATTGATTACTATACCAAATGGATAGAAGCCGAACCACTGGCTTGCATATCCTCGGCCAATTGCAGAAAATttatgtggaggcaggtgataacacgATTCGGGATACCAGAagtcgtcatctcggacaacggcACACAATTTACTGACAGGAAGTTCACAGAATTTCTCAACGGCCTGGGTATAAGGCAAAGGTTCTCTTCGGTAGAACACCCTCAGACGAACGGACAAGTGGAGTCCGTCAACAAGGTTATCCTTTCAGGGCTGAAAAAGAGATTGGACAATAAAAAGGGTGCTTGGGCCGACGAGCTAGCATCGGTCCTTTGGTCTTACCGAACAACCGAGCAATCCTCCACCAAGGAAACTCCCTTCCGACTAACGTACGGGGTGGACGCAGTAATACCCGTAGAGATCGGTGAACCAAGTCCGCGATTGCTTTTGAAAGGAGTAGAGGAAACTGTAGAAAAGGACCTGATAGATGAAGCCCGGGAAATGGCCCATTTGACGGAAACAGCGCTAAAACAAAGAATAGCTCtgcgctacaacaccaaagtgctcaaGAGGGACTTTCAGCTTGACGATCTCGTCCTGAGACGGAATGATATCGGCCTGCCGACCCCCGGAGAAGGCAAGCTagcggcaaactgggaaggtccctacagagtcaAAAAGGTGATGGGAAAGGGAGCCTTTAAGTTAGAAAGGCTCGATGGCAAGGAGGTCCCGAGGACATGGAACGCGGACAACCTTAGAAGATTCTACTCCTAG